Genomic window (Oryza sativa Japonica Group chromosome 3, ASM3414082v1):
GGATCTGACTTAGCAACTCACACCTTGGCTCCATATCATAGAAATTCAACTTAACTAGAGCCATATGCATCAGTGCATTAGCAATCTGAAGGATTGACGAGATAGAAGAATAGAACTGTTAGCATGACATGCAAAGGTCTAAGGAGTAAGGGCTATCACAATATAGCTGGAAGTTATTACCTTTGTTTCAAAAATAATCATGATATTTGTTAACTTGATTCACAGAAATGACAAAACATACCTGAGTTACATTTGTACGGTCCAGACAATCTATGCAATTGGATCTAACTATGCCGCTTTGCTCCAGGAATATCTCTCCTTTGGAGTTGATAAGAAAATATCTGCTCAGCTGGCCCCGAAATTAATCAAGAGCAAATTACTTGCCATAGTTAAACCTTCAGTAGTTGAAATAAATCTTAAAGTAGTCTCATCAGGAACAAGAGATAAGCGTAAATGTTGGCTATTTAAAGGTGTTTAAAAATTACCCTTGTTTCTGAATAGCTTCTTCAATTTGATTGTATAGAACTTGCAGATTATCAAAGTTCCCTCCACGACAGATATGATGGAAATCAAAATGCACATACCTGTAGATAAAGTGAACATCAGCATAAAATgataattttatatacatgcTAATCCTGTTAATCCCAGAAAGATATTTTATCACTTTTATAATCACAAATCAATAGAAGGATATCTTATGATTTTCACGAAACATCAAGCACCTGATGTTAGGAATCCTCTCCATTTCAGCAGCAAATGCATTGCTTAAATTTCCTTCATCTCCTTGCTGAAACCAAACAAACCTAGTTAGATGAACTGTCTTCTGTCCTCGATAacctaaaataaataatttactagATCTAGATTAATGTATATGCACTACCAACTGATGAGAAAACATGAGGCACGACACCTCAAGCCAAAGTGTGCAATACCCAATATGTTTATTAAGCTTcatataagttggattataCAGGATTGAAATTGGTTTGTTGCACTTTATTTTTCATGGAAAAAGGTCATTTACACAATTTACTtatccatatttttttaaaaaaaagtgtgaAATTTCTTCAAGGCAAACATATTTCCTTTTGAATGTTCATTTCACTAATTTCTAGATTGGAAATTAAGCAAATAGAGAACAGAATATCATAGCACACAAGGTTCAGCTATTTCTAACCAAGCAAAGAGACTACATGGATACAAGTTCATGTAATTTAGCTCATACTGTGAACACAGCACTAAATCATCAATCGTCATACCGTCGACAACTAAGTTTGATAAACTTCACAGTTGCATTACAGTGTTCAGTTATTACTATATTAGATAAACTAATATTTCAACATCAACATGAGCACAGGACTTACCTTATCTGTCAAATCAACAACAACTGTGTCCCCATATCTTTGTGAAAGATCATGAAAGTGGCGTTGGACAACCTTCGGCTGTAAGCAGTACAAGTTTGTAAGAGATCTACAGATAATCAGTGTGAAAGGTCATTTAAGAGGTATCAAACTAAAAGGCAGTAAATTCCTACCGTTTCCTCATGTTCAATTATGTTGAGACATGGTTTGTAGCTTAAATCCACTATTTGCTCCCAGAGAAGTGGAATGGAGCCTCGAACCTAACAAGGGAGTGAATAAGATTGTGAGGCACTGGAAATGGGACAACATCAAACTAAATGACACTCCAAACTTGTACACATTCCTTAAAGGGCTATAAACGATATACACCACAATTATGCATAACACAAATGAAAGTAACTGTAAGATATTATATGAAGCCTATAATATTTGAATGAGGATAAGAAATTATGTAACATTGGATTACAGGGGGAGGAGAGTCTATCTTATTCTTGTTCATATTGAACAATATGAATTTATGACCAATTTTATCACATTGAACACCACAATTATTTTGTTGATATAGATTGATGACATTCTTTCTTTGGGAATCAACTTGATagtatgtataaaaaatatgaataccAACATACAATCTAGCACTGATATCCATTGAATCTATTTCTATATTAATAATTAAGATCTCTTGTCAATAATCCATGATCATCCAGCAACAAGAAATTTCATTTGTAGTATCAAGAAGCCACCTGTATAAATGAAGACATCAAACCTTCATACTCTGCCAGCTGTTCTGTCTCAACAAAATTAGCTGTGGCTCCTTCAAGATTTGCACCTCTCCTCCACATTCTTGTTCCTGCGTTGAATGCACGTAAATGCAATACAAGTTGGAAAAGCATCATTATGTTTGTATAAAGTAACTCATACTACAACTTTCCAATTGAAACATCACAGGTGAGAAAAAAGTACAACCTAGACGCCTGTTGCATCTACGTGAGAACAACGTTATTCTGACAGGTGCCTCCTTTAAGGAAAATTGCGCTGTCTGAAAACGTTAAATAGTCAAGGATATAGCAAATTGCTAAAGCATGTTTCTCTGCTGATGATTGAAAAACAATGAGCACTGTATCACACATTTTCAACAACTAAACACAGATAATCCGTATATCCTATACTGTCCTCCTGGGTACCAAAAGTCCAAAACAGAGAAACCGATGTTACATGTAAAAGGTAAATGCTCAATACACACCAGTGAAAAGTAGAgataagaataaaaaaataagcagTGAAAATATCTGAGATTTTGGATATTTCCTTGGACCAGTGGGATGATAAATTCATCAagctgcaaaaagaaaaaagggagaaaaataagCAAAGAtgtaaaaaaggaaataaataaataaatgttttAATTTAGTCAAACATGATTACTTTTGCTTCAATAAACTCCTCTAGCAAATTTTTGTTCCAAACGAAACGTGGGTCAGCCTGAAATATAAACTTAAAGAACTGTCAGGAAACAGAGTAAAGATGAATGATTATAAGTAacataaccaaaaaaaaaaactagtatagTTTTCTGACTTAGCATGTCTCCAATTATTATGCTCACTGTGGCTGTTGCAAGTCAAGCTTCAAACAGTACAGTGCAATCGAGCATACATAATGATAGATAAAGTCTCTGTATTAAATGCATCAGCAGTCAGGTCTGTGTGCAGAAGCTGCTCTAACAAATGCACACATCCCGTTCATCAAATCCTTTTGTATAATTAAGAAATGTATAAAGTAATGGTAGTTAGAACAGATATAGCTAGCACTTAACAGTATACCAAAATCAGCTCAATCAAGAATCAATAAAATTCACAATGCCAACAGAACAGATTAAATGATAAAAGTAGTTGTTCCCTCTCTTCCTTTTTGACTGACAATTAAGAATCCATGAGGTCAAACATTCTAAATTTACCTCCTCTTAAAACTATCAAAGTTGGATGTATGAGAACTACATCAGTAAATTCATCATTAAGAATACTTCCATAGCATTATAGGATTTATAAACTCTAACGACAATATATTTACAAAAAGTAATGCTCAAAGATATTCTTTTTCTCAAGCATGGACAGGAGAAAATTACACCTGAAAAGTAATGGTCAAAATTGCATCTGATTTGTTTAGATGTTACATCTCCACATCCCAAGTCCTTACACAGTTCAGGCTTTGCATTTTTGTTACATTTTGCAACACAAGATTTCAGCCATTTATATGAGTTCAGTTAATCAGACTTACAAATGCAAAAAACAATGCAAGTTTAATTGGAAAGAGTATTATAAATAACTTAAGAGAACAACCATAAAGATTTTCTCAAAGATAACAGCCATAATGACTCAAATACCCAGGAAAATAGTATGTACTAAATTATGGAGTGAATCATCACTAACCTGTTTCCAGAGTGGCTTATGTACCCGCCCAGCAGGCAACTTTGATGCCCTCTGCAAGCTACGAAGTAATAACTCATAAGACAGAAAATAACTAGTGACAAAGTTTATTGCAAGGATGTGAACAGATAGATATTTTAGTTGACCTATCCACAGTCATGCATAACTTGATACTTACTTCAGTGTCAAATCCCTGTCATAAGAGTAATAAAGCCCATGAGTAGTTTCTGCGATTTTCAGGAGAGACATGAAATATGCCTCATCCCTTTTCTGCAATAAGATGGCATACACAAATTATGATACTGTGACCAAAAATACCAGATAAAGATAAACAATGCCCAAACAATGTGGATAAAATTGGATGCTAACTACTCAATTTTGTCATACTTCTTGTGCAGTTAAATGCTTTATAGCCTCGTTGCAGCATAAGAATTTCATCGAGTTCACATTGTAAACAGGGGATCCCTGATATGAACCAGCGTCCCTTTGAGAAGTGATGACAAGTACATAGCttcctgataaaaaaaaagggaaagtgGAAAGCCTGCTGCATAAAATtataatttccaaaaaaaaaaggacagaaAATTAGCAATTATAACATGGAGAACTTTACAAAAAGACATAAGGAAATCATTTTCCTTTATCAAATACTTCCAAGCGAAAAATATTTCCAGATTTTTATCTACCAGATATAAGTTTGATTATCTTCAGCAGTGCAATGTATGCTCAATTATTGAGCAAATGGATTTTGTATGCTGCACTGTCATACTCTCAGCAAAACAGTAATTAGTTGCACTGTAAAAGTGagtatttggattttattttttgttggacCAATAAATTTTCTAATAatccttttttatatttttcctgACAATGTGGAATTAGTATGTATAATAAAAACTACATTCAAGTGTAAAACCTAGAATGAATCTAATTGAAATGCAGAAGTTTCCCAGCATACAGTTAGTGCTAGGCAAATATCTAAATTTGAAGACACCAACAAGTATTAGTAATTAATTACCGAATAGGAGGTTCAAGTGTCAGACCATGTGATTTTGTATGGTGGAACTTTCATTAGCACGATGTAATTTAAACTGAAATTGCTTGTCAAGCACTGGGTGAATAAACTTGAGTTAAACAGTAATGATTAATATAAGTACATGGCTAAATGGAGGGAAAACAAGCACATCTAAGCAAACAATCATCATCCATATGTTTCTCCCTATGAGGAAAATATGAGTACAGCAAGATAAATCAGTTCCATGTGCAAATTTAGATCAGATCACTATTGTGCAGGCAAAAACTACAAACGAAGCTATCCAAATCGTACGTGAGAAAAACCACAAGCTATATAGAAATGGTGACTCACCGGCGAGCAACCTGATCACGCCAGCCACTCCGTAAATCTTCGACACCCTACAATCGCTTCCCGCAGCCGCTTCCTCTGCACGCGAACAAATGCACAGGTTAGTAAAACCACCATCGGTTCACGAGCCCAGCACTCAAACCAACCAACAAAACCGGAACATAGCCGCGATTTGTTTTCCCCTTTGCTTTGCACGGAAcgattccggcggcggcgcgcttcaCGGTGAGGGGAGGAGTAGTAAGTGGTAACCTGCGgagagggggcggagggagcCGTTGGAGCGGGAGACGGcgaaggcgccgccgccgtcgaccgagcGGATCACGTAGCGGTCGCGGAACTCCCGCAGCTCGAGCTCGCGGCTGCAGGCGCCGGGGCGGAGGGGCTCctcggcgagcagcggcgcctcgtcggcggcatccgtcgccatcggcggcgaggcgcgtggcgtgtgtgtgtgcgcgctcGGTTTACGTTTGGATCGGTGGCCCGGCCCCCCGGATCCGTGACGGGAGAAGGAAAAGGGGAACGAGAAATGGCTGATTGCACGTGGTCCCTTGGGTTTATTTGGTGGGGGCTCAGATCAGTTGGGGATCGGGGTGGGAGGGACCCGCAGCAGGTTTACATTACAGTCAGTATTACCGTGCTTACCgcgggtacggtaatataaatatcaTGGTAATCTTCTtacatttaaataaatttaaaaaataatttgattttttgataaattttatacgGTTTTTTCACAGTTActgcgcggtaaccgtgcttaccgtcgaggcgcggtaaccccggccccggcggtttgggaaCCCCGCAGACTGCAATGTTTCATGTCTTACACTTCCGTCCCCAGGCTCATCAATAATCGTCTAATTTGGACAGGTttcattcaaaaatttaaaagagACGGAAATGAGCAGCACA
Coding sequences:
- the LOC4332501 gene encoding phosphoinositide phosphatase SAC8 isoform X3 — translated: MATDAADEAPLLAEEPLRPGACSRELELREFRDRYVIRSVDGGGAFAVSRSNGSLRPLSAEEAAAGSDCRVSKIYGVAGVIRLLAGSYVLVITSQRDAGSYQGSPVYNVNSMKFLCCNEAIKHLTAQEKRDEAYFMSLLKIAETTHGLYYSYDRDLTLNLQRASKLPAGRVHKPLWKQADPRFVWNKNLLEEFIEAKLDEFIIPLVQGSFQTAQFSLKEAPVRITLFSRRCNRRLGTRMWRRGANLEGATANFVETEQLAEYEGLMSSFIQVRGSIPLLWEQIVDLSYKPCLNIIEHEETPKVVQRHFHDLSQRYGDTVVVDLTDKQGDEGNLSNAFAAEMERIPNIRYVHFDFHHICRGGNFDNLQVLYNQIEEAIQKQGYFLINSKGEIFLEQSGIVRSNCIDCLDRTNVTQSFLARKSLDLQLQRMGALSSSGSISQSGDISDTFKKMWVEHGDELSLEYAGSYALKGDLVRYGRQTLPGLIKDGMSALSRYYLNNFHDGVRQDALDLISGYYTVSKGISSPFQNGGFESATYLPVASAIIVGGITATTFTLSQAVGRNAQHFITSIICAGLTAGVVALVKANGKQFCSKPRLCGLI
- the LOC4332501 gene encoding phosphoinositide phosphatase SAC8 isoform X4; translated protein: MATDAADEAPLLAEEPLRPGACSRELELREFRDRYVIRSVDGGGAFAVSRSNGSLRPLSAEEAAAGSDCRVSKIYGVAGVIRLLAGSYVLVITSQRDAGSYQGSPVYNVNSMKFLCCNEAIKHLTAQEKRDEAYFMSLLKIAETTHGLYYSYDRDLTLNLQRASKLPAGRVHKPLWKQADPRFVWNKNLLEEFIEAKLDEFIIPLVQGSFQTAQFSLKEAPVRITLFSRRCNRRLGTRMWRRGANLEGATANFVETEQLAEYEGLMSSFIQVRGSIPLLWEQIVDLSYKPCLNIIEHEETPKVVQRHFHDLSQRYGDTVVVDLTDKQGDEGNLSNAFAAEMERIPNIRYVHFDFHHICRGGNFDNLQVLYNQIEEAIQKQGYFLINSKGEIFLEQSGIVRSNCIDCLDRTNVTQSFLARKSLDLQLQRMGALSSSGSISQSGDISDTFKKMWVEHGDELSLEYAGSYALKGDLVRYGRQTLPGLIKDGMSALSRYYLNNFHDGVRQDALDLISGYYTVSKGISSPFQNGGFESATYLPVASAIIVGGITATTFTLSQVGRNAQHFITSIICAGLTAGVVALVKANGKQFCSKPRLCGLI
- the LOC4332501 gene encoding phosphoinositide phosphatase SAC8 isoform X2, which gives rise to MATDAADEAPLLAEEPLRPGACSRELELREFRDRYVIRSVDGGGAFAVSRSNGSLRPLSAEEAAAGSDCRVSKIYGVAGVIRLLAGSYVLVITSQRDAGSYQGSPVYNVNSMKFLCCNEAIKHLTAQEKRDEAYFMSLLKIAETTHGLYYSYDRDLTLNLQRASKLPAGRVHKPLWKQADPRFVWNKNLLEEFIEAKLDEFIIPLVQGNIQNLRYFHCLFFYSYLYFSLTAQFSLKEAPVRITLFSRRCNRRLGTRMWRRGANLEGATANFVETEQLAEYEGLMSSFIQVRGSIPLLWEQIVDLSYKPCLNIIEHEETPKVVQRHFHDLSQRYGDTVVVDLTDKQGDEGNLSNAFAAEMERIPNIRYVHFDFHHICRGGNFDNLQVLYNQIEEAIQKQGYFLINSKGEIFLEQSGIVRSNCIDCLDRTNVTQSFLARKSLDLQLQRMGALSSSGSISQSGDISDTFKKMWVEHGDELSLEYAGSYALKGDLVRYGRQTLPGLIKDGMSALSRYYLNNFHDGVRQDALDLISGYYTVSKGISSPFQNGGFESATYLPVASAIIVGGITATTFTLSQVGRNAQHFITSIICAGLTAGVVALVKANGKQFCSKPRLCGLI
- the LOC4332501 gene encoding phosphoinositide phosphatase SAC8 isoform X1; the protein is MATDAADEAPLLAEEPLRPGACSRELELREFRDRYVIRSVDGGGAFAVSRSNGSLRPLSAEEAAAGSDCRVSKIYGVAGVIRLLAGSYVLVITSQRDAGSYQGSPVYNVNSMKFLCCNEAIKHLTAQEKRDEAYFMSLLKIAETTHGLYYSYDRDLTLNLQRASKLPAGRVHKPLWKQADPRFVWNKNLLEEFIEAKLDEFIIPLVQGNIQNLRYFHCLFFYSYLYFSLTAQFSLKEAPVRITLFSRRCNRRLGTRMWRRGANLEGATANFVETEQLAEYEGLMSSFIQVRGSIPLLWEQIVDLSYKPCLNIIEHEETPKVVQRHFHDLSQRYGDTVVVDLTDKQGDEGNLSNAFAAEMERIPNIRYVHFDFHHICRGGNFDNLQVLYNQIEEAIQKQGYFLINSKGEIFLEQSGIVRSNCIDCLDRTNVTQSFLARKSLDLQLQRMGALSSSGSISQSGDISDTFKKMWVEHGDELSLEYAGSYALKGDLVRYGRQTLPGLIKDGMSALSRYYLNNFHDGVRQDALDLISGYYTVSKGISSPFQNGGFESATYLPVASAIIVGGITATTFTLSQAVGRNAQHFITSIICAGLTAGVVALVKANGKQFCSKPRLCGLI
- the LOC4332501 gene encoding phosphoinositide phosphatase SAC8 isoform X5, producing the protein MSLLKIAETTHGLYYSYDRDLTLNLQRASKLPAGRVHKPLWKQADPRFVWNKNLLEEFIEAKLDEFIIPLVQGNIQNLRYFHCLFFYSYLYFSLTAQFSLKEAPVRITLFSRRCNRRLGTRMWRRGANLEGATANFVETEQLAEYEGLMSSFIQVRGSIPLLWEQIVDLSYKPCLNIIEHEETPKVVQRHFHDLSQRYGDTVVVDLTDKQGDEGNLSNAFAAEMERIPNIRYVHFDFHHICRGGNFDNLQVLYNQIEEAIQKQGYFLINSKGEIFLEQSGIVRSNCIDCLDRTNVTQSFLARKSLDLQLQRMGALSSSGSISQSGDISDTFKKMWVEHGDELSLEYAGSYALKGDLVRYGRQTLPGLIKDGMSALSRYYLNNFHDGVRQDALDLISGYYTVSKGISSPFQNGGFESATYLPVASAIIVGGITATTFTLSQAVGRNAQHFITSIICAGLTAGVVALVKANGKQFCSKPRLCGLI